Proteins encoded by one window of Prevotella nigrescens:
- a CDS encoding iron ABC transporter permease, with protein MKKNSWAFVLLPLGIVILFLLNLYIGSVRIPFNDIVDIFLGRFEGKESWRFIVLENRLPQAITAMFCGGALAVSGLMLQTAFRNPLAGPDVFGINAGAGLGVALVMLLLGGNVSTVLFSVSGFMAVLVAAFAGAMAVTALIFFFSLIIRNSVLLLIIGIMVGYMSSSVVSLLNFFATEEGVKSYMIWGMGNFGGVSMEHIPVFMAIVSIGIFCSLLLMKPLNALLLGAQYAESLGINTRRTRNYLLVVTGLLAAITTAFCGPIGFIGLAVPHIARLLLTTENHRLLLPSTILSGALIALFCNLICYLPGEGGIIPLNAVTPLIGAPVVIYVLMKSKG; from the coding sequence ATGAAAAAGAATTCTTGGGCGTTTGTTCTGCTGCCACTTGGCATCGTTATTCTGTTCTTACTGAACCTCTATATCGGTTCGGTACGCATTCCGTTTAACGACATTGTGGATATTTTCTTAGGGCGATTTGAAGGCAAGGAGAGTTGGCGTTTCATCGTTTTAGAGAACCGTTTGCCGCAAGCTATTACGGCAATGTTCTGCGGCGGCGCACTTGCAGTAAGCGGTTTGATGCTGCAAACCGCCTTCCGAAATCCATTGGCAGGTCCCGACGTGTTCGGTATCAATGCAGGAGCAGGCTTGGGCGTGGCACTCGTAATGCTGCTTTTGGGCGGCAATGTGTCTACGGTTTTGTTCTCGGTATCGGGCTTTATGGCGGTGCTGGTTGCAGCTTTTGCAGGCGCAATGGCAGTAACGGCACTGATATTCTTCTTCTCGCTTATCATCAGAAACAGCGTCTTGCTGCTCATCATCGGCATTATGGTAGGCTATATGTCATCGTCCGTAGTGTCGTTGCTCAACTTCTTTGCCACCGAAGAAGGCGTAAAAAGCTACATGATATGGGGTATGGGCAATTTCGGAGGCGTATCTATGGAACACATTCCTGTGTTTATGGCGATTGTCAGCATAGGCATTTTCTGCTCTCTGCTACTGATGAAGCCGCTCAACGCCTTGCTGCTTGGAGCGCAATATGCCGAAAGTTTGGGCATCAACACACGCCGAACACGCAACTATCTGCTCGTTGTTACAGGTTTGCTGGCAGCCATTACCACTGCTTTTTGCGGTCCAATAGGTTTCATTGGCTTGGCTGTTCCCCACATTGCGCGCCTCTTGCTGACCACCGAAAATCATCGTTTGCTGCTGCCTTCTACCATTCTCAGCGGTGCGTTGATAGCTCTTTTCTGCAACCTTATTTGCTATTTACCTGGCGAAGGCGGTATTATTCCACTCAATGCGGTAACGCCTTTAATCGGTGCACCCGTAGTAATTTATGTACTTATGAAGTCGAAAGGTTAG
- a CDS encoding exodeoxyribonuclease III, whose translation MKFISWNVNGLRACVTKGFKESFAEIDADFFCLQETKMQAGQLDIAFDGYESYWNYADKKGYSGTAIFTKHKPLSVSYGLGIDEHDHEGRVITLEMEKFYLVTCYTPNAQDGLKRLDYRMQWEDDFQAYVKRLDEKKPVIVCGDLNVAHEEIDLKNPKTNRKNAGFSDEERAKMTQFLGNGFIDSFRTLYPEQVTYSWWSYRFKAREKNAGWRIDYFLLSNRLREQLVDAKIHTEVYGSDHCPVEVELNL comes from the coding sequence ATGAAGTTTATCTCATGGAATGTAAACGGTCTTCGGGCTTGTGTTACAAAGGGATTCAAAGAAAGTTTTGCAGAGATTGATGCAGATTTCTTTTGCTTGCAGGAAACAAAGATGCAGGCAGGACAACTCGATATAGCCTTCGACGGTTACGAGTCGTACTGGAATTATGCCGACAAGAAAGGTTATTCGGGCACGGCAATCTTCACGAAGCACAAGCCTTTGAGTGTTTCTTATGGATTAGGAATAGATGAACACGACCACGAAGGCAGGGTTATTACGCTCGAAATGGAGAAGTTCTACCTCGTTACGTGCTACACTCCCAACGCGCAAGATGGTTTGAAACGGTTGGATTACAGAATGCAATGGGAAGACGACTTCCAAGCATACGTGAAACGATTGGACGAGAAAAAGCCTGTAATAGTGTGCGGCGACTTGAATGTTGCACACGAGGAAATCGACTTAAAGAACCCTAAGACAAACCGCAAGAATGCAGGTTTCTCCGATGAGGAAAGAGCAAAGATGACGCAGTTTCTTGGCAACGGCTTCATCGACAGTTTCCGAACACTTTACCCAGAGCAGGTTACCTATTCGTGGTGGTCGTACCGTTTCAAGGCAAGAGAGAAGAATGCAGGGTGGCGCATCGACTATTTCTTGTTGTCGAACCGTTTGCGCGAGCAGCTTGTCGATGCTAAAATACACACGGAAGTGTATGGTAGCGACCACTGCCCTGTCGAGGTTGAACTGAATTTGTAG
- the galE gene encoding UDP-glucose 4-epimerase GalE, whose protein sequence is MKQTILVTGGTGFIGSHTTVELQEAGYDVVIADNLSNSKIEVLDGIEKITGIRPAFEKVNLEDKEATERVFQKYPNIEGIIHFAASKAVGESVEKPLMYYRNNVVSLINLLEMMPKYNVKGFIFSSSCTVYGQPKPENLPVTEDAPHQKATSPYGNTKEINEQIIYDYIHSGAPIKSIVLRYFNPIGAHPTAHIGELPNGVPNNLIPYVTQTAMGIRKQLTIFGNDYNTEDGTCIRDYIYVVDLAKAHVAAMARVLDKETDKIEYFNIGTGSGNSTLEIVTTFEKATGVKVNWKFGPRREGDIEKIWGDCTKANTVLGWKADTPLEDVLASAWKWQQKLREDGVM, encoded by the coding sequence ATGAAACAAACAATTTTAGTTACAGGTGGTACAGGATTTATAGGGTCGCATACGACCGTAGAACTGCAGGAAGCAGGCTACGATGTAGTAATAGCAGACAATCTTTCAAACTCTAAAATAGAAGTGCTCGACGGTATCGAGAAGATTACGGGCATACGACCTGCCTTTGAAAAGGTGAACCTCGAAGACAAGGAAGCTACCGAACGTGTATTCCAAAAATATCCCAACATAGAGGGCATTATCCATTTTGCCGCATCGAAAGCAGTGGGCGAAAGCGTTGAAAAGCCATTGATGTACTATCGTAACAATGTTGTTTCGCTCATCAACCTGTTGGAAATGATGCCTAAATACAACGTCAAGGGCTTTATTTTCTCAAGTTCCTGCACGGTCTACGGACAGCCAAAACCGGAAAATCTGCCCGTTACGGAAGATGCTCCACACCAGAAAGCCACATCGCCCTATGGCAATACGAAGGAGATAAACGAACAAATTATTTACGATTACATACACAGCGGCGCACCCATCAAGAGTATCGTGCTGCGCTATTTCAACCCGATTGGCGCACACCCAACGGCACATATCGGCGAATTGCCCAATGGCGTGCCCAACAATCTTATCCCTTACGTTACGCAAACAGCAATGGGAATACGCAAGCAACTCACCATTTTCGGCAACGATTACAACACCGAAGACGGCACTTGCATACGCGACTACATCTATGTGGTAGACCTTGCAAAAGCCCATGTAGCTGCTATGGCACGTGTATTGGACAAGGAAACCGACAAGATTGAATACTTCAACATTGGCACAGGCAGCGGAAACTCTACCCTCGAGATAGTAACCACCTTTGAAAAGGCTACGGGTGTAAAGGTGAACTGGAAGTTCGGACCTCGTCGTGAAGGCGATATCGAAAAGATTTGGGGCGACTGCACCAAAGCCAACACGGTGTTGGGCTGGAAAGCCGATACGCCATTGGAGGACGTACTCGCCTCAGCGTGGAAGTGGCAGCAGAAGCTTCGCGAAGACGGCGTAATGTAA
- a CDS encoding SGNH/GDSL hydrolase family protein, whose product MREQSKIFLLLVVVLAIVIGYAVVPGEVSFGKFSLKKINLTQLRKADKTDSVALAKRKEKKQYRRNQTFLFIGDSMVEGLSRQLGDYAGANGHKLYTVIWYGSTTEKWANSQTIEHFIKQYKPTYILLCLGSNELFINDLDAREANIKAIVAKLGNYPYVWISPASWNGDTGIINLMKKHTRQGCFFDSRGLKLKRGPDRYHPTWKAAALWLNKVAAFMGSSKAAYPVVLKTPQQHHKATNTKLLQPSFKGF is encoded by the coding sequence GTGCGCGAGCAAAGCAAGATTTTTCTGCTGTTGGTTGTCGTGTTGGCAATCGTCATAGGCTATGCAGTTGTGCCGGGAGAAGTATCTTTTGGCAAGTTCTCGCTGAAGAAAATCAACCTTACACAACTGCGAAAAGCTGATAAAACCGATTCGGTTGCACTTGCTAAGCGAAAGGAAAAGAAGCAGTATAGGCGCAATCAGACGTTTTTATTCATAGGCGATTCGATGGTAGAAGGCTTGTCTCGACAACTCGGCGACTATGCTGGAGCGAACGGACACAAGCTCTACACCGTTATTTGGTATGGTTCTACCACCGAAAAGTGGGCAAATTCGCAAACGATAGAGCATTTCATAAAGCAGTATAAGCCTACTTACATCTTGCTTTGCTTGGGTAGCAACGAGCTTTTCATTAACGATTTAGATGCAAGAGAGGCGAATATAAAGGCGATAGTAGCGAAATTGGGCAACTATCCTTACGTTTGGATAAGTCCTGCAAGCTGGAATGGCGACACAGGAATTATCAATTTGATGAAGAAGCATACGAGACAAGGTTGCTTCTTTGACAGTAGAGGATTGAAATTGAAGCGCGGTCCCGACCGTTATCACCCAACTTGGAAGGCTGCTGCGTTGTGGTTGAACAAGGTTGCTGCATTTATGGGAAGTTCAAAAGCGGCTTATCCCGTAGTGCTGAAAACTCCTCAACAACACCATAAGGCAACGAATACAAAACTTTTACAACCTTCTTTCAAGGGATTTTAG
- a CDS encoding SLC13 family permease — protein sequence MSESNLNTLSTHIEMKKVWQLLGIVLITAIVWNLPISVFDIDGLTVVQQRIIAIFVFATLSWLTECIPAWATSLAIMTIMCVTVSENSFNVFKGDGIGELLKSKDIMASFADPIIMLFLAGFILAIAASKSGLDTLLAKNMIRPFGNKSENVLLGFLFITGIFSMFISNTATAALMLTFLAPVFASLPANGKGRIALTMSIPLAANLGGIGTPIGTPPNMIAMKFLNDPDGLNLGISFGQWMLIMGPLVIILLLICWRVILYFFPFSKKTIELEIKGEIHRGWRMYVVIATFIITILLWIIPKEVTGINTNTVSMIPMGIFAITGVINAKDLQQIDWSVIWMVAGGFALGLGMNGSGLADVAIESIPFGSWSPIVILIVSGLICYFLSNFISNTATAALLMPILAVVCRAMGNKLDVIGGTSTVLIGVAIAASTAMCLPISTPPNAIAYSTGLIEQKDMLKAGLTCGLISIILGYGLLFLVGELHVFG from the coding sequence ATGTCAGAGAGTAATTTAAACACGCTGTCTACCCACATCGAGATGAAGAAAGTATGGCAGCTCTTAGGAATTGTGCTGATAACAGCCATAGTCTGGAACCTTCCCATCTCAGTGTTCGATATTGATGGACTCACCGTTGTGCAGCAACGTATCATTGCCATCTTTGTTTTTGCAACGCTTTCTTGGCTAACCGAGTGCATTCCCGCGTGGGCAACGTCGTTGGCTATTATGACTATAATGTGTGTAACCGTGTCGGAGAACTCGTTCAATGTGTTCAAAGGCGATGGAATAGGGGAACTGTTGAAGTCGAAAGATATTATGGCATCGTTTGCCGACCCTATTATTATGTTGTTCTTGGCTGGTTTTATTCTTGCCATTGCTGCGTCGAAGTCGGGGCTCGACACGCTGTTGGCTAAGAATATGATACGTCCTTTCGGAAACAAGAGCGAGAATGTGCTGCTCGGTTTCCTATTCATAACAGGTATTTTCTCGATGTTTATTTCAAATACAGCGACTGCTGCCCTTATGCTGACGTTCCTGGCACCGGTGTTTGCATCGTTGCCTGCAAACGGAAAGGGACGCATTGCACTCACAATGTCTATTCCGTTGGCTGCCAACTTGGGCGGTATCGGAACGCCTATCGGTACTCCTCCGAATATGATTGCGATGAAATTCCTGAACGACCCCGATGGTTTGAACTTAGGAATCAGCTTCGGTCAGTGGATGCTCATCATGGGTCCGCTTGTCATTATCTTGCTTCTTATTTGCTGGCGCGTAATTCTTTACTTCTTCCCATTCAGCAAGAAAACCATCGAATTGGAGATTAAGGGTGAAATACACCGTGGTTGGCGTATGTACGTAGTAATTGCCACCTTCATCATAACGATTTTGCTTTGGATTATTCCGAAGGAAGTTACAGGCATCAACACAAACACGGTGTCGATGATACCGATGGGAATCTTCGCCATAACAGGCGTTATCAATGCGAAAGACTTGCAGCAAATCGACTGGAGTGTTATCTGGATGGTAGCCGGAGGCTTTGCACTTGGTCTTGGTATGAACGGTTCCGGATTGGCTGATGTTGCCATTGAAAGCATTCCGTTCGGCAGTTGGAGTCCTATTGTCATTCTCATCGTGTCTGGTCTTATCTGTTACTTCTTGTCGAACTTCATTTCCAACACTGCTACAGCAGCTCTCCTGATGCCTATTTTGGCGGTAGTCTGCCGTGCAATGGGCAACAAGCTCGATGTTATCGGTGGCACCAGCACCGTGCTTATCGGTGTGGCGATAGCCGCTTCTACTGCTATGTGCTTGCCAATCTCTACTCCTCCAAATGCCATAGCTTACTCTACAGGTTTGATAGAACAGAAAGATATGTTGAAAGCAGGTCTTACCTGCGGTCTCATTTCCATCATACTGGGCTACGGACTCTTGTTCCTCGTGGGCGAGTTGCACGTCTTCGGATAA
- the folE gene encoding GTP cyclohydrolase I FolE: MTLNIEFREGLDELAGHYRHVLQLLGEDPNREGLEKTPMRVAKAMQVLTRGYTQDPHKVLTDALFAEKYDQMVIVKDIDFFSMCEHHMLPFYGKAHVAYIPNGYITGLSKVARVVDIFSHRLQVQERLTQQIKDCIQDTLHPLGTMVVVEAKHMCMQMRGIEKQNSITTTSAFSGAFNQAKTREEFMNLVHSDTMRI, translated from the coding sequence ATGACATTAAATATAGAATTCCGCGAAGGTCTCGACGAACTCGCAGGACATTACCGACACGTATTGCAACTTTTAGGAGAAGACCCCAACAGAGAAGGACTTGAAAAGACGCCTATGCGTGTGGCAAAAGCAATGCAAGTGCTGACACGAGGCTATACACAAGACCCACACAAAGTGCTTACCGATGCACTGTTTGCTGAAAAATACGACCAGATGGTAATAGTAAAAGACATTGATTTCTTCTCTATGTGCGAACACCACATGCTGCCTTTCTATGGCAAAGCGCACGTTGCATACATTCCCAACGGATATATTACAGGCTTGAGCAAGGTTGCACGCGTGGTAGATATATTCAGTCATCGTCTGCAAGTGCAAGAAAGATTGACACAACAGATTAAGGATTGCATACAAGATACATTACACCCGCTCGGCACAATGGTAGTGGTAGAGGCGAAACACATGTGTATGCAGATGCGTGGCATAGAGAAACAAAACTCTATTACAACAACAAGTGCGTTCAGCGGAGCATTCAATCAGGCGAAAACGCGTGAGGAATTTATGAATCTTGTGCATTCTGATACAATGCGAATATAA
- a CDS encoding ABC transporter substrate-binding protein produces MRKSLVLYLLLLSLCFGCGNNKAKMANTNAPTDSTLILKYAENIKMERTPDGIKVTLANPWKKGETLHTYYLVEDASKADKPANGTLVQIPIRRGVFFTTAHANLMEMLGAQKSIAGVADAKYMLIPDVQKRLQIKTITDCGDGMKPDIEKIIDIKPDGLLLSPFENSGGYGKLDELKIPIIECAEYMETSALGRAEWIKFYGILFGCQQSADSLFKVVESNYLALKAKAKSSKQTLSVLPDRKTGSVWYMPGGKSSVGLLYKDANGKYAFADNNKSGSLALPFETVLDKAGQADFWIFSYYGDFNKQQLLSEYQGYTALKPFKTGEIYGCQVDKTPYFEEVSWRPDWLLSDLIQLFHPDLRSGSMRYYHRL; encoded by the coding sequence ATGCGAAAATCATTGGTTCTATACCTCTTATTATTAAGCTTGTGCTTCGGTTGTGGCAACAACAAAGCCAAAATGGCGAATACCAATGCTCCAACAGACAGCACATTGATATTGAAATATGCCGAGAATATAAAAATGGAACGTACTCCCGACGGCATTAAGGTAACGCTTGCCAACCCTTGGAAAAAGGGAGAGACACTGCACACCTACTATTTGGTGGAAGATGCAAGCAAGGCCGACAAGCCTGCAAACGGCACTCTTGTGCAAATACCTATACGTCGAGGCGTCTTCTTTACTACAGCACACGCCAACCTAATGGAAATGTTGGGCGCACAAAAATCCATTGCCGGCGTTGCCGATGCGAAGTACATGCTGATACCCGACGTACAAAAACGACTTCAGATAAAGACGATTACCGATTGTGGCGACGGTATGAAGCCCGACATAGAGAAGATAATCGACATTAAACCCGACGGTTTGCTGCTCTCTCCGTTCGAGAACAGCGGTGGCTACGGCAAATTAGACGAACTTAAAATCCCTATTATCGAATGTGCGGAATATATGGAAACCTCTGCATTGGGGCGTGCCGAATGGATTAAATTCTATGGTATTCTGTTCGGTTGTCAGCAGTCTGCCGACTCATTATTCAAGGTAGTGGAAAGCAACTACCTTGCTTTGAAAGCCAAGGCAAAGAGTTCCAAGCAAACGCTTTCGGTGCTACCCGACCGCAAGACAGGCAGCGTGTGGTATATGCCGGGCGGCAAAAGCAGCGTGGGCTTGCTCTATAAAGATGCCAACGGCAAGTATGCTTTTGCCGACAACAACAAGAGCGGAAGTCTTGCACTGCCTTTTGAAACCGTGCTGGACAAAGCCGGGCAGGCTGACTTCTGGATTTTCAGCTACTACGGCGACTTCAATAAGCAGCAACTCCTATCCGAATACCAAGGCTACACGGCATTAAAGCCTTTCAAGACAGGCGAAATCTACGGCTGTCAGGTAGACAAAACACCCTATTTCGAGGAGGTTAGCTGGCGTCCGGACTGGCTTTTGTCAGACCTTATCCAACTCTTCCACCCCGATTTAAGGTCTGGTTCAATGCGTTACTACCACCGTTTATAA
- a CDS encoding uracil-xanthine permease family protein has translation MNTTNLSPFRRTVVGVQFLFVAFGATVLVPLLVGLDPATALFTAGIGTFIFHLTTKGKVPIFLGSSFAFIAPIIKASEQWGMPGTLAGIIGVSLVYFLMSALIKWQGRKLLNKLFPPVVIGPVIILIGLSLSSSAVDMAKNNWLLAGISLTVAILVLTLGKGLIKLVPVVCGIVVGYIAAVCMGEVDFTNVAAAPWFALPPALADFHLPQFAWEPFLFMIPVAIAPVIEHIGDVYVVGAVAQKDFVKDPGLHRTMLGDGLACLAASFFGGPPVTTYSEVTGAMSITKITQPQVIRISAATAIIFSVIGKLSALLQSIPAAVLGGIMLLLFGTIASVGIQNLIQHKVNLNHTRNTIIISVTLTIGIGGAILTYGNFAMSGIGLSAIVGVLLNLVLPHPKEEDI, from the coding sequence ATGAACACAACTAATTTATCACCATTCAGACGAACAGTAGTAGGCGTACAATTCCTTTTCGTGGCTTTTGGCGCAACTGTCCTCGTTCCGTTGCTCGTTGGGCTCGACCCTGCCACAGCCCTTTTCACGGCAGGTATCGGAACTTTCATTTTCCATTTAACCACAAAAGGCAAGGTGCCTATCTTTCTTGGGTCGTCGTTTGCTTTCATTGCACCAATCATTAAAGCCTCGGAGCAGTGGGGAATGCCTGGCACATTGGCAGGTATCATTGGCGTTTCGCTGGTCTATTTCCTTATGTCGGCACTCATTAAATGGCAAGGCAGGAAGCTGCTAAACAAACTTTTTCCACCTGTCGTGATAGGTCCTGTCATCATCTTGATTGGTCTTTCGCTCTCGAGTTCGGCAGTAGATATGGCTAAGAACAACTGGCTTTTGGCTGGCATCTCGCTTACAGTGGCTATCTTGGTGCTTACTTTGGGAAAAGGACTCATCAAGCTCGTGCCCGTAGTTTGTGGCATTGTAGTGGGCTATATCGCAGCGGTTTGTATGGGAGAAGTAGACTTCACGAACGTGGCAGCTGCACCTTGGTTTGCATTACCGCCTGCATTGGCTGACTTCCACTTGCCACAATTTGCCTGGGAACCCTTCCTTTTCATGATTCCAGTAGCCATTGCACCCGTTATTGAGCATATCGGCGACGTTTATGTGGTAGGAGCTGTGGCACAGAAAGACTTCGTAAAAGACCCCGGACTGCACCGAACAATGCTCGGCGACGGCTTGGCTTGTCTTGCAGCAAGCTTCTTCGGTGGTCCTCCTGTTACGACTTACAGCGAAGTTACAGGTGCTATGAGCATCACAAAAATCACTCAACCACAGGTAATTCGCATTTCGGCAGCCACTGCCATCATCTTTTCGGTAATCGGAAAGCTCAGTGCCTTGCTGCAAAGCATACCTGCAGCCGTGCTTGGTGGCATTATGTTGCTGCTCTTTGGTACCATCGCTTCGGTGGGCATACAGAACCTTATACAGCACAAAGTGAACTTGAACCACACCCGAAACACCATCATTATTTCGGTAACGCTGACCATTGGTATTGGCGGTGCTATCCTTACTTATGGCAATTTCGCCATGAGCGGCATCGGTCTGTCGGCTATTGTAGGTGTACTTCTTAACCTTGTGCTTCCACACCCAAAAGAAGAAGACATATAA
- a CDS encoding DUF5103 domain-containing protein: MRKGRNTVLLLLSLLFSMAAVAQRHEILNKNIRSLQVVANKDWLALPIMELGNGMLDIDFDDLTHEYHRYSYKLEHCEADWRPTTSLFESDYVEGFANGNTIDDVQQSLLTNTIYTHYHLSIPNEVCRPKISGNYLLTIYDDDGNDAIKVCFMVKEPFTQSMGIGLNVVTNTDATINTAHQQVEMELKYNSYNVTNPQAQIKTVLLQNKRWDNARWNAKPQYVMSDGLRWSHNANYIFWAGNEYRKFEILSTDVASTGIERIRWDGSDFHAYPFIALPRLNYLYDEDANGAFLIRNSNNYHINTESDYMKVHFQLSCPQPVKGDVYVNGDWTYDRFLPQYKMAYDEESKSYQTVIPLKLGYYSYQYIVLNENGKTEIMPTEGSYYQTENTYQALVYYREQGGRTDKLVGYTSFKFKAR; this comes from the coding sequence ATGAGAAAGGGCAGAAACACTGTCTTGCTGCTGTTGTCATTGCTGTTTTCTATGGCTGCCGTAGCGCAACGCCACGAAATACTGAACAAAAACATACGGTCGTTGCAAGTCGTGGCGAACAAAGACTGGCTCGCTCTGCCCATTATGGAATTGGGAAACGGCATGTTGGACATCGATTTCGACGACCTGACACACGAATATCATCGCTATTCCTACAAGCTGGAACATTGCGAAGCCGATTGGAGACCAACGACTTCGCTCTTTGAAAGCGACTATGTGGAAGGGTTTGCAAACGGAAACACAATAGACGATGTACAACAATCGCTGCTTACAAATACCATTTACACGCACTATCATCTCAGCATTCCGAACGAAGTATGCCGTCCGAAGATTTCCGGAAACTATCTGCTTACAATTTACGATGACGACGGCAACGATGCCATAAAGGTTTGCTTTATGGTGAAAGAGCCTTTCACGCAGTCGATGGGCATAGGTTTGAACGTCGTAACCAATACCGATGCCACCATAAACACGGCACACCAGCAGGTGGAAATGGAACTGAAGTACAACAGTTACAACGTAACGAACCCGCAGGCACAAATAAAGACGGTGCTGTTGCAGAACAAACGGTGGGACAATGCACGGTGGAATGCAAAGCCGCAATATGTTATGAGCGACGGTTTGCGCTGGAGCCACAATGCCAACTACATATTCTGGGCAGGCAACGAATACAGGAAGTTCGAGATTTTGTCTACCGATGTAGCCTCAACAGGCATCGAACGCATACGTTGGGACGGCTCAGACTTCCACGCTTATCCCTTTATCGCATTGCCAAGGCTAAACTATCTGTACGACGAAGATGCGAACGGAGCGTTCTTGATACGCAATTCGAACAACTATCACATAAATACGGAAAGCGACTATATGAAGGTTCACTTCCAGTTAAGCTGTCCGCAACCTGTCAAAGGCGATGTTTACGTGAATGGCGATTGGACTTATGACAGATTTCTACCGCAATATAAAATGGCTTACGATGAAGAATCGAAAAGCTATCAGACTGTTATTCCACTGAAATTGGGCTATTACAGCTATCAATACATTGTACTGAACGAAAACGGCAAAACCGAAATCATGCCTACGGAAGGCAGCTACTATCAAACCGAAAACACTTATCAGGCATTGGTTTACTATCGTGAGCAAGGCGGAAGAACCGACAAATTAGTGGGCTACACGTCGTTTAAGTTTAAAGCAAGATAG
- a CDS encoding MBOAT family O-acyltransferase, translating into MIDLQQTINALLSFLTTPNKDWSFCTLSFMVAFLVFFAVYLYINHYRKAWLKAYVVLFGLLFAYKANGALMVLLPITTLLSWFLTKKMMRLRRGKPRRIGLSLVILIELLPLLYYKYTNFTLDILNHLLQSNFAPLQLLLPIGISFYTFQAISYTVDVYKERFPKTTGLLEYTFYLTFFPLLIAGPITRAKILIPQIDAPQPNNKQLINTGLWLIICGLLKKALVADYLAQYNNWIFADPLAYTGFENLMGVLGFTLQIYCDFSGYSDMAIGIAALMGFQLPNNFNSPYQSLNLTEFWHRWHITLSQWFRDYVYIPLGGNRKGELKTYRNTFITMIVAGLWHGASGMFVLWGILHGIGLAVHKFARNRGLNKVPDTIYVKIFCWTITFAYVSVAWIFFRSYDVHTAFSIIGKIFTDLHFVDFQNFINARLLWIMLLTVSLELHSIRQNDYKWLRQKFISLPWLAKLVIFLFVLQLVINLSQNNIQPFIYTRF; encoded by the coding sequence ATGATAGATTTACAGCAGACAATAAACGCATTGCTTTCCTTTTTGACTACCCCCAATAAGGATTGGTCGTTCTGCACGCTGTCGTTTATGGTTGCCTTTCTTGTTTTTTTTGCGGTTTATCTCTATATAAACCATTATAGAAAGGCGTGGCTGAAAGCCTATGTCGTACTTTTCGGATTGCTTTTTGCCTATAAAGCGAACGGTGCTCTGATGGTTTTGCTGCCCATAACAACATTACTTTCATGGTTCCTGACCAAGAAGATGATGCGGTTACGGCGTGGAAAACCACGCAGAATAGGGCTTTCGCTCGTTATCCTGATTGAACTTTTACCGCTGCTTTACTATAAGTACACCAATTTCACACTCGATATTTTAAATCATCTGCTGCAAAGCAATTTCGCGCCTTTGCAGCTGTTGTTGCCCATCGGTATTTCGTTCTATACCTTCCAAGCCATTAGCTACACGGTCGATGTGTATAAAGAGCGTTTCCCCAAGACGACGGGTTTGCTGGAATACACCTTTTATCTTACTTTCTTTCCGTTGCTGATAGCAGGTCCAATTACACGTGCCAAGATTTTAATTCCACAAATAGATGCACCGCAACCAAACAATAAGCAACTCATAAATACGGGTCTGTGGCTCATTATCTGTGGCTTGCTGAAGAAAGCATTGGTAGCCGATTACTTGGCGCAATATAACAATTGGATATTTGCAGACCCATTGGCTTACACGGGTTTCGAGAACTTAATGGGTGTCTTAGGCTTTACTTTGCAAATCTATTGCGATTTTTCGGGTTATAGCGATATGGCGATTGGCATTGCAGCACTTATGGGCTTCCAGCTGCCTAACAACTTCAACTCTCCGTATCAGAGTCTGAATCTGACGGAGTTCTGGCATCGTTGGCACATCACGCTTTCGCAATGGTTCCGCGATTATGTTTATATACCATTGGGTGGAAACCGAAAAGGCGAGTTAAAGACTTATCGGAACACTTTCATAACAATGATAGTGGCAGGACTGTGGCACGGCGCATCGGGTATGTTCGTGTTGTGGGGAATCCTGCACGGTATCGGTTTAGCAGTCCATAAGTTCGCTCGCAACAGAGGTCTCAATAAAGTTCCCGACACAATATATGTGAAGATTTTCTGTTGGACAATAACTTTCGCCTACGTATCTGTTGCGTGGATATTCTTCCGCTCGTACGACGTTCACACGGCTTTTAGCATTATCGGCAAGATTTTTACCGACTTGCATTTCGTAGATTTCCAGAATTTCATTAACGCTCGCCTACTGTGGATAATGCTATTAACAGTAAGCTTGGAACTGCATTCCATTCGCCAGAACGACTACAAGTGGCTCCGGCAAAAGTTCATCTCACTACCGTGGCTGGCAAAATTGGTAATCTTCCTGTTTGTCTTGCAGCTTGTCATTAATCTAAGCCAAAACAACATCCAACCTTTTATCTATACCCGATTCTAA